In the Pseudomonas orientalis genome, one interval contains:
- a CDS encoding KamA family radical SAM protein — MSIFDQEIHRSVQWQDWRWQQKNALRDEPTLRAACGGWDEETTAHIEHNLLGRKMQITPYYIDLIKRSLTSGTVMDHPLWRQVVPYWNEQVEGDYDGTSENWELGHEMKTPICQHKYDNRVILRTTNTCNAYCQFCFEALRTLQVGTDKANASRDSFMESVEYIRANPAIEEVILSGGDPLMLADRKLEEYLAALRGISDDLLIRIHSRALSFNPFRVTDELIAMLEKYKVNAFGVHVCHPLELSADFAVAVKRIQGVVPIVFSNMPLLRGVNDDEATLHKLFIDLYRLGVKPYYLYHFMPFSPGASEYKASISQAIAIMDRLKRRVSNIALPEYVLPHAQGKFTVPLLDFEKPENLPYFEVRDGQRHYRFLNWEGQWCSWQDA; from the coding sequence TGCGGTGGTTGGGACGAGGAAACGACTGCGCACATCGAACATAACCTGCTCGGTCGCAAAATGCAGATCACGCCTTACTACATCGATCTGATCAAGCGCTCCCTCACTTCCGGCACGGTCATGGACCACCCGCTGTGGCGGCAAGTGGTGCCGTATTGGAATGAGCAGGTCGAGGGCGATTACGACGGCACTTCCGAGAACTGGGAGCTGGGCCATGAAATGAAGACGCCCATCTGCCAGCACAAGTATGACAATCGCGTCATCCTGCGCACCACCAACACCTGCAATGCCTACTGCCAGTTCTGCTTTGAAGCGCTGCGCACCTTGCAGGTGGGCACTGACAAGGCCAACGCCAGCCGGGATTCCTTCATGGAGTCGGTCGAGTACATCCGCGCCAATCCGGCCATCGAAGAAGTGATTCTCAGCGGCGGCGACCCGCTGATGCTGGCCGACCGCAAGCTCGAAGAGTACCTGGCCGCGCTGCGCGGAATCAGTGACGACCTGCTCATCCGCATTCACTCGCGGGCCTTGAGTTTCAACCCGTTTCGCGTGACCGATGAATTGATCGCGATGCTGGAAAAGTACAAGGTCAATGCGTTCGGCGTGCACGTCTGTCATCCGCTCGAACTCAGCGCTGACTTTGCGGTGGCGGTCAAACGCATTCAGGGCGTGGTGCCGATCGTGTTTTCCAATATGCCGCTGTTGCGTGGCGTCAATGACGATGAAGCGACACTGCATAAGTTATTCATCGATCTGTATCGCCTGGGTGTGAAGCCTTATTACTTATATCACTTCATGCCGTTTTCACCCGGCGCCTCTGAATATAAGGCGTCGATCAGCCAGGCCATCGCTATCATGGATCGTCTCAAGCGGCGAGTGTCCAATATCGCCCTGCCGGAATATGTTCTACCGCACGCACAAGGCAAGTTTACGGTGCCGCTGTTGGACTTTGAAAAACCTGAAAACTTGCCGTACTTCGAAGTTCGCGACGGGCAGCGCCATTACCGTTTCCTTAACTGGGAAGGGCAGTGGTGCAGTTGGCAGGATGCCTGA
- a CDS encoding ATP-grasp domain-containing protein: protein MKQDAILFIDVDDSTSVRYNYREPHFVAARAQGLVCLTAGVAGRRHMQRLEDDSDAVFLLNALNEQAILDLVGQLDGRYQIRGIFCQAGHPSALGEVGCIVARACRRLGLVYSHPEAVAACNNKFLMRRVLKQHAIRSVPFALCNNEEQLQQQAERVGYPLIAKPPFGGASAFIRKCANWAELRSHYALFVKDHATAAYADFYGCAHTLLKDDGQRHDYIPGRSLLLEGYIPGIEGSVECVVAGERVHPLLINEKLLLTERSGTVLENLLISPPTSFTDSQCEQIREYAVACLQAVGLTNAVVHFEFRMTPQGPVVIEINPRVGGLYVNAAFRDLAGIDPYQLYLSLLTGEQGIAAQLEAGARKVAEAGQHYAMLAIYPQHSGRFQGIEGVEFLEQHVAVLEYAGQEPGHLIDADIEEHYLLKCWAKVADAADARALHDAVGQHLRVIIDNPLAGQ, encoded by the coding sequence ATGAAACAGGACGCCATTCTTTTTATCGATGTCGATGACAGTACGTCTGTTCGTTATAACTACCGGGAGCCGCACTTCGTGGCTGCCCGCGCCCAGGGCCTGGTGTGCTTGACGGCGGGCGTGGCAGGGCGCAGGCATATGCAGCGGCTTGAGGATGACAGCGATGCGGTGTTCCTGCTCAACGCACTCAACGAGCAAGCCATTCTTGATTTGGTCGGCCAGCTCGATGGTCGGTATCAGATTCGCGGGATTTTCTGTCAGGCCGGCCATCCGTCTGCGCTGGGCGAAGTTGGCTGTATCGTTGCGCGGGCTTGCCGACGCCTGGGTCTGGTGTATAGCCATCCCGAGGCGGTCGCGGCGTGCAACAACAAGTTCCTGATGCGCCGGGTGCTGAAACAGCACGCCATTCGCTCCGTGCCGTTTGCGCTGTGCAATAACGAAGAGCAACTTCAGCAACAGGCCGAACGGGTCGGTTACCCACTGATCGCCAAACCGCCCTTTGGTGGCGCTTCGGCGTTTATCAGGAAATGCGCCAATTGGGCGGAGCTGCGCAGCCACTACGCGCTGTTTGTCAAAGACCATGCCACGGCCGCCTATGCGGATTTCTATGGCTGTGCGCACACGTTGCTCAAGGACGACGGCCAGCGGCATGACTACATTCCCGGGCGCAGTCTCCTGCTGGAAGGTTACATTCCCGGTATCGAAGGCAGTGTTGAATGTGTGGTGGCCGGCGAGCGTGTGCACCCACTGCTGATCAACGAAAAGCTGCTGTTGACCGAGCGCAGTGGCACCGTTCTCGAGAACCTGCTGATCTCGCCGCCGACGTCCTTTACCGACAGCCAGTGCGAGCAGATTCGCGAGTATGCCGTGGCGTGCCTGCAAGCGGTCGGCCTGACCAATGCCGTGGTGCATTTCGAGTTCCGCATGACCCCGCAGGGCCCGGTGGTGATCGAGATCAACCCGCGCGTGGGCGGGCTCTATGTGAACGCGGCGTTTCGCGATCTGGCCGGTATCGACCCCTATCAACTGTATCTCTCGTTGCTGACCGGCGAGCAGGGGATCGCCGCGCAGTTGGAAGCGGGCGCACGCAAGGTGGCCGAGGCCGGGCAACATTACGCGATGCTGGCGATCTACCCGCAGCACAGCGGCCGGTTTCAGGGCATTGAAGGCGTGGAGTTCCTGGAGCAGCACGTCGCGGTGCTTGAGTATGCCGGGCAGGAGCCGGGGCACCTGATCGATGCGGATATCGAGGAGCATTATCTGCTCAAATGCTGGGCCAAGGTCGCCGATGCTGCCGATGCGCGCGCGCTGCATGATGCGGTCGGCCAGCACTTGCGCGTCATCATCGACAACCCCCTGGCGGGCCAGTGA